The Panicum hallii strain FIL2 chromosome 9, PHallii_v3.1, whole genome shotgun sequence genome has a window encoding:
- the LOC112876514 gene encoding tryptamine benzoyltransferase 1-like, which yields MEITAAMVKPVYSTPHPLAGEKVPLTVFDRAASDLFVPTVFAYPAPAPSNEALKEGLRKALAPYPHLAGRLAVDDRGRRFVHVNDEGVLVVEAALSADLSDVISNGMPAGNVDKLYPTLPEENVGAALLQIKLNRCRCGGLVIGIICHHHVADGHSMSTFFTTWASAVRAGKDFTFPSPPFLDRAATAVPRGTPAPVLDHWSIEFNRSGDGRSSRQYAVVPMEKIKNLTVHFTPDFVAELKARVGVRCSTFQCLLAHVWKKITAARGLEPEEFTQLRVSVNCRSRADPAVPMDFFGNMVLWAFPRLQVRDLLNSSYGRVVHAIRDAVARIDGEYIQSFVDFGAVADASGEELVETAATAGTMLCPDLEMDSWLRFQFHQMDLGSGPPCAFLPPDLPIEGLVLFVPSRATKGGVDLFMAVADCHAEAFEQICHSVD from the exons ATGGAGATCACGGCGGCGATGGTAAAGCCCGTCTACTCCACCCCGCACCCGCTCGCCGGCGAGAAGGTCCCGCTGACCGTCTTCGACCGCGCCGCCTCAGACCTCTTCGTGCCCACCGTGTTCGCCTACCCAGCGCCGGCGCCGTCCAACGAGGCGCTCAAGGAGGGCCTCCGCAAGGCCTTAGCACCGTACCCTCACCTCGCGGgccgcctcgccgtcgacgacaGGGGCCGCCGGTTCGTCCATGTCAACGACGAGGGCGTGCTTGTTGTCGAAGCTGCCCTATCGGCCGACCTGTCCGACGTGATCTCCAACGGCATGCCCGCCGGAAACGTCGACAAGCTGTACCCGACGCTCCCAGAG GAGAACGTTGGGGCGGCTCTGCTGCAGATCAAGCTCAACCGCTGCAGGTGCGGCGGCCTCGTGATCGGCATCATCTGCCACCACCACGTCGCCGACGGCCACTCCATGAGCACCTTCTTCACCACGTGGGCGAGCGCGGTGCGCGCGGGCAAGGACTTCACCTTCCCATCGCCACCCTTCCTCGACCGAGCGGCGACCGCTGTTCCCCGCGGAACGCCGGCGCCGGTTCTCGATCACTGGTCCATCGAGTTCAACAGAAGTGGTGACGGCCGCAGCTCCAGGCAATACGCCGTCGTGCCCATGGAAAAGATCAAGAACCTCACCGTGCACTTCACGCCCGACTTCGTCGCTGAGCTCAAAGCGCGCGTCGGCGTCCGGTGCAGCACGTTCCAGTGCCTCCTCGCGCACGTGTGGAAGAAGATCACGGCGGCGCGGGGCCTCGAGCCGGAGGAGTTCACCCAGCTGAGGGTGTCGGTGAACTGCAGGAGCAGGGCCGACCCCGCCGTGCCAATGGACTTCTTCGGCAACATGGTGCTGTGGGCGTTCCCGAGGCTCCAGGTCAGGGACCTCCTCAACTCGAGCTATGGCCGCGTGGTCCACGCGATTCGCGACGCCGTGGCGCGCATCGACGGCGAGTACATCCAGTCCTTCGTCGACTTCGGGGCCGTGGCGGACGCAAGCGGCGAGGAGCTCGTTGAGACGGCGGCCACGGCCGGCACGATGCTGTGCCCGGACCTGGAGATGGACAGCTGGCTGAGGTTCCAGTTCCACCAGATGGACCTCGGCAGTGGGCCGCCGTGCGCGTTCCTGCCGCCGGACCTGCCCATCGAGGGGCTGGTGCTCTTCGTGCCGTCCCGCGCAACGAAGGGCGGCGTTGACCTGTTCATGGCCGTCGCGGATTGCCATGCCGAGGCGTTCGAGCAGATCTGCCACTCGGTCGATTGA